One genomic region from Dermacentor variabilis isolate Ectoservices chromosome 6, ASM5094787v1, whole genome shotgun sequence encodes:
- the LOC142586314 gene encoding uncharacterized protein LOC142586314: MAAQRISCSKKTKLHGSANPQTTTTNLSTHREYQGAQNEELDRPFTQAELQAAFSRLTRNRSPGKDRVTNKHLRQLPPRALTPLLRYYKDCWIKGELPTAWKRSEVTMAPKPNKPISITNLRHISRTSCAGKLFEHMVNERLTTHLEENDRYPHTMFGFRQMLSPQDVLLQLKEDILDHLSKHSKSSILALHVKGAFDNVNHEAILRNLEDIGCGAKTYAYMRAFLTNRTATVGIANLCSKTFHLTNRDDITLRTRNASTGEQEARLQEAVNIIERYLNTCGFHCAPDKSELLILGACTRSRPPSHDAPDSQVLLQGVPIPKVDSLRVLGVHIHKDGPGSATLPRLHNTVAQLTHLIRRVANRRNGLKEHETLRMAQVLPYSRITYGTPYLNLKTAEKQKLNLLIRKATKLALG, from the exons ATGGCGGCACAGAGGATCAGCTGCTCCAAGAAGACGAAGCTACACGGCTCAGCGAACCCGCAAACCACTACCACCAACCTTTCCACCCACAGGGAGTACCAAGGAGCGCAGAACGAAGAGCTAGATCGGCCTTTCACACAGGCAGAGTTACAGGCGGCCTTCTCTAGGCTAACACGCAATAGGAGCCCGGGAAAAGACAGAGTCACCAACAAGCACCTTCGACAGCTACCCCCTCGGGCGTTGACGCCTCTCCTTCGGTACTATAAAGACTGCTGGATTAAGGGCGAGCTACCAACAGCCTGGAAACGCTCGGAGGTAACCATGGCACCCAAGCCAAACAAACCCATCTCCATCACAAATCTCCGCCACATCTCCCGTACGTCCTGCGCCGGGAAACTGTTTGAACACATGGTCAACGAGCGGCTCACCACACATCTAGAGGAAAACGATCGCTATCCacacaccatgttcggcttccgccaGATGCTCTCCCCGCAGGACGTCCTCTTACAGCTAAAGGAAGATATTCTTGACCATTTGAGCAAACACAGCAAGTCTTCCATTTTAGCTCTACACGTAAAAGGCGCCTTTGATAACGTGAAccatgaagccattctccgtAACCTAGAAGATATCGGCTGCGGTGCCAAAACATACGCGTACATGCGTGCTTTCCTCACCAACCGTACGGCCACGGTGGGGATTGCCAACCTCTGCAGCAAGACATTTCACCTAACTAACAGGG ATGATATCACACTGCGGACGAGAAACGCGAGCACGGGTGAACAGGAGGCCCGTCTTCAGGAGGCCGTCAACATCATCGAACGGTACCTCAACACCTGCGGCTTCCACTGTGCCCCGGATAAATCCGAGCTGTTAATACTTGGGGCATGCACCCGGAGCCGGCCCCCAAGCCACGACGCACCGGACTCACAAGTCCTTCTTCAGGGAGTCCCAATACCGAAGGTCGACTCACTTCGAGTCCTCGGAGTCCATATACACAAGGACGGGCCCGGCTCCGCCACACTCCCCAGGCTACACAACACCGTGGCACAGCTTACTCATCTGATACGACGGGTGGCCAATCGCCGCAATGGCCTCAAAGAGCACGAGACCTTGCGAATGGCACAAGTCCTCCCTTACAGCCGCATTACATATGGAACTCCCTACCTCAACCTGAAGACAGCCGAGAAACAGAAGCTAAACCTCCTAATACGAAAGGCCACGAAGCTCGCCCTAGGATAG